ATAGAAACGGCATGAGCCTCTCCCCGAACTGTCAAAACTCAAGCAAAAATTTCACTCCACTCCAGTACGGAGAGAATCTTCAGGTAATCCACTTGGCCCTTGAGGACAACTATCAAATTGAGAAAGGAAAAGACAGTTTCAGTGTGATATTCTAATAAACGCGCAGGCGATTTTTCTTTCTGTGCTCACGGGTTTCACTTTTGTGCTCGTGAGTGGGATATTTACACACATGAAATGTTAAAACTTGCAGGTTTATCCTTTTCACCTTGTGTTTGAGCATCCTCGTGTTTTGATATTAATACATCACCATATTGCAGCCCATGTTCTGTTCTGTGTGTTTATTGTCTTGTACTCCTCTGACACTGTTGTGTATTGCACTTTGTTGTCTTGTGTACTGTTGTGTTGCACCATGGTCATGAAGAAATTACATTTCTTTCCGAATGGAGACAAGCTATCAAGAATCAGCAATAACCATTAGTGAACCTATTCCAGAAGCAGGTGGtgtttgaaattttgtgaaccctttagaattttctatatttctgcatgaatatgacctaaaacatcatcagattttcacacaagtcctaaaacttgataaagagaacccagttcagcaaatgagacaaaaatattacacttggtcatttatttattgaggaaaatgatccaatattacatatctgtgagtggcaaaagtatcctagatcctctaggattagcagttgatttgaaggtgaaattagagtcaggtgttttcaatcaatgggatgacaatcaggtgtgagtgggcaccctgttttatttcaagaacagggatctatcaaagtctgatcttcacaacacgtttgtggaagtgtatcatggcacaaacaaaggagatttctgaggaccttagaaaaagcgttgttgatgctcatcaggctggaaaaggttacaaaaccatctctaaagagtttggactccaccaatccacagtcagacagactgtgtacaaatggaggaaattcaagaccattgttaccctccccaggagtggttgaccaacaaagttcactccgagagcaaggcgcgtaatagttggcgaggtcacaaaggactccagggtaacttctaagcaactgaaggcctctctcatattggctaatgttaatgttcatgagtccaccatcaggagaacactgaacaacaatggtgtgcatggcagggttgcaaggagaaagccactgctccaaaaagaacattgctgctcgtctgcagtttgctaaagatcatgtggacaagccagaattcaggctgttggaaaaatcttttgtggatggatgagaccaaaatagaactttttgatttaaatgagaagcattatgtttgaagaaatgaaaacactgtgttccagcataagaacctcatcccatctgtgaaacatggtggtggtagtatcatggtttgggcctgttttgctgcatctgggccaggacggcttgccatcattgatggaacaatgaattctgaattataccagcggattctaaaggaaaatgtcaggacatctgtccatgaactgaatctcaagagaaggtgggtcatgcagcaagacaacgaccctaagcgcacaagttgttttaccaaagaatggttaaagaagaataaagttaatgttttggaatggccaggtcaaagttctgaccttaatccaatggaaatgttgtggaaggacctgaagtgagcagttcatgtgaggaaacccaccaacatcccagagttgaagctgttctgtacggaggaacgggctaaaattcctgtgcaggactgatcaacagttaccggaaacatttagttgtagttattgttgcacaagggggtcatgctagatactgaaagcaaaggttcacatacttttgccacccacagatatgtaatattggatcattttcctcaataaataaatgaccaagtattatagttttgtctcatttgtgtaactgggttctctttatctacttttaggacttgtgtgaaaatctgctgatgttttaggtcatatttatgcagaaatatagataattctaaagggttcacaaactttcaagcaccactggagatctcgagagagagagagagagagctagtttgcaaattttatttgtctttctgatttgttgtttcaATAAAGGATTTTTGGAAAACAAATTAAACTATTTTATAATCGTTCTCTGATAATAATTAACCGGATTATATCGGTTGAAATGGCATAAAACCGTTCATTGCTGATCAATTTGCTTCCTGTGACGAATGCACTACACTTCCCATCATGAGCCGTCGCTTTTATTTTACGTCACAGTTTGAGGACgacaacaaacaaaaagcatGATGGCAGGCGATTTATCCGCGACTGAGTTAGGGAAACTTCGAAATAGATTTAAAAGAGATGCAGAACTTCTTTTACAGCCGGTTTCGGAAGAGGAAGAAAAGAGTAAGTGTTTTGAAAACCTTTAATGCCTCCAAAAGGTCATGTTTATGGTGTTAGAaatatttatattgtttttttcccctcacccTTTCTGTAAAAATGTCTCAACCTGACCATGAAGGTGGGTTTTCCTATAAAACACATCCCTGAATCAGTTGTTTAAATACTGTTTgttttccttgtgtgtgtgtgtgtgtgtgtgtgtgtgtgtgtgtgtgtgtgtgagagatagagagagagaaagaaagaaagaaatgtgcaCTTCCTCAAAGAAGTCCTCTTCTTGCAAGCACTGGAGctggagcggcggctacaattatcgacaccttaacaatcttttggacGTTGCAAAAgttgaaaagactttcaatatgtaaattgtgcatgagtaATGacccaaacttccactggaaaaaatgagttgattcccgattacttagtgtatcagatcacgtgacagcgttccacaattatcgacacctttgtccacagttatcgacacccagatgatttattataaaaataattataataatcggtctgtggtattaagttaacaaaacagtttttatttaaaattagtttTACATGAACTtacatgacctggcgacttgtccagggtgtaccccgcctttcgcccgtagtcagctgggataggctccagcttgcctgcgaccctgtagaaggataaagcggctagagataatgagatgagatgtttaacctGGGTCAGAAAATCTTTTGGTTGCACTTTAAGTATttccgtagatcacattttgttcattattcgttgtttgtattaatttctagttttgtagtttaccaataaacatcaacaggcaattgatattgtaaccgcatgaaaatccaggtcaaaggtcgtatATCATTccccaaaccaaaatataaaatgtctcctgatattgtaatatctggtagatatttacaacaaactgcaaaaaatatatatattttctgaatggaatcgaaaaatctgaacatttcaagcatgtaattttattatatgctaggaatttaattctggtctaattctgttTCCTGCAATAGGATTCTAAATACTCCTataaaacattccattctgttatgaatcagaggaaaaaaaaattataaatcacagccattttttttttttaaagtacgtcatctgcttcaacaatgttacacaaagatggatccataacagttgtaaatgtcccttaattccacagggtgtcgaaaatggtggacaccagtgaaagtgatcactattatcgacacctcacatgacttaTCAAACGTGCattgatacaaaatggcgactgtcaaatgaaagcgcaagaaacaaaataggtttcgacaaggagatcatggaatatcggtgaatttgagaagtaaaaacatgtccatgatctttccatcatgcttacctgtgatgataacgtccgggttttcctcaaattgctgatcatgtttttaaaaaaaaaaaaaatttccttctcaggtaacgagctgtttcctcagacggcaagatcaaagggcgaggcaggtcttccggttgattaattaaccgataataactgttgtaactgaaactcaccttttgtaaaattgttttttattgttaaatctgaaaaggtgtcgataattatggattgTCGAGAATTGTAGCCATCGCTCTATTACAGGAAAGTGTGCAATTTATAATGAGGGTGAGTTTCAGGATTTTAAAGATTGTACAGTTCAGCAGTTTGTGGAGGTAGTTCATAATAAACGTAGACCTAGTGGTTTAATGAAGATTATTAATTTTGCAGTACGTTACACATAGCTAGGACGCCATGTTGGCTTGGCCGTGTCTCATTTTTCCTTCCTTGGCTGGATTGTAGGTAAAGAGAGAGCAGATTCCAAACCACTCCCACGCTTTAATCGACACAACATATTCTGGGTTTTGGCTTCCGTCGGTTTGACCTACTACATTGATTTTTTCAGAGTCATCCTGGAAAGCGAAGATATTAAAAGGTAATTATGTTGCATCACACTAATCAATAATAGTGTGGTGTAAGAttctgttaccaccctgaagatgAAGGTGACTTCCaatgaaagggtttttttttctttttatacagCACCAATTTGTCAGCactaacagtttttttttttttctctgtcaaAAAATTTATAACCATTTACAGTTTATTGTTGTTGAATGTCTGTGTCTGATTACTTAGATTCCAACAGCTTTCCCGCGTCAGTCTGTCACCAGTCTCTCGCCAACGTCCTGAAATGGAAAGAAGGAACAGGGGTGTTGGACTAAGGAGCTCTGACTTCTGTGaacctcttgcaaatattttcGTATTGCATAATGTTCATTTTGTCCAAAACAACAGGTCTTTATACCCAAATTACCTTTCGGTAGTCAACTTCTCTGAAGATAAAACACAAAATTGACCGCATTCTTGGTTGTGACAAGACCTAACTGTCATACTTAATCACATCGAGGAAACTGCAGCGGCTTCGTCCGTTTTCCAAACCTGTATCTCAATGCCTTTTGCCCAAGTATTAAGACAATTAAACAGACAAACCTACATTCGATCAGTTTTGTATTTTTGTGGCTCGCGAGCAATGCGACGAGCATTCTCTGATTGGGTAGCGGAACATAACATGACCGAGCAGCAGGGTTCCTTTCTGTCTCATACAAATCGCACTGTCTGAATAGTCCAAACCGTAATATTTGTCTCCCATAAATTTGTAATGAATTGAAACTCAAAAATACAGAACACGTCTTTTAGTTTCAAAATTACGGGATGATTCCATATTTTATGTGACAGTTGGCAACCTTACCCCCCTCTCTTTTGTTCTATCTCTTAAAGTTAGGAAAATGAGAAACCATAACGCCCTTAGAATTTCCTTCGAGACTTTCCCATTATGGAAATATCAacaatcacctttttgttttcccTTAATGTGAGGCGTTGGCCGTACCAGTCTCTGTGCAAGTTGTTGGGACTGCGAAATATCAGAAGGTTTGCATAATATTTTGGGTAAAATAAATGTTTGGGTTAAGTTTTTAAAATATTTCCATttacacacactggccactttattcggaacacccatacatccgcctgctgttttatgccgttatctcatcagccaatcatgtggcagcagcacagtgaataaaaacaaaacagataaaagtcaagagcttcaattaatgttcagtTCAAACAgccgaacgggaaaaattgtgatctcaaagtgtgactttctttcactgtggcacgggtCTTGGTTTGAgctagatggactggtttgagtatttcagaaactgctgatctcctggggtcttcacacacaacagtctctacacagaatggtgtgaaaaacaaaaacactgagttgcgtgagggacagttctgtgggtggaaacaaagtcCTTGTTGAGAAGAgcggtcagaagaaaatggccaaattggttTGAGGACAGAGTAACTCGTAGAAtagctctttacaaccgtggtgagcagaaaagcatctcggcatgcaacagcagaagaccacattgggttccactcctgccagccaagaacaggaatcttcgaatcaagaacaagttcctattaaagtggccagtaagtgtatAATATTGCAAAAAGGTGTAATCGGAAAGGTTCTTGGGTAAGCCAGCATGATCTTTAGTTTGAGCTGTTGGATTTTTCAGTcgttcttgtcttttttttttttttggtcgaaAAGGTTCAGGCGAAGGATGTCCATAAGACAAGTTTGTTTTCGGAGCGTTTCCTGAAAATTTTCATTGACCGCAAGTTCTGTAACAAAACACCAgtacattgtcatgctggaagagtgtctgtgaaggttctcagtcctccaggtcatcgtaaactgtaggtgctaaagaaggcaactggacttgcttgaatttCTTAAAGACGTTTCgcttctcatccgaaaggcttctttagttctgtctgacttgtggggagttccagatatttatcctctagtggaccaaaagcaaccctcaggagaatcattgaggtcacatgggttgttgaggCTCTCCGTTATCCTGGAGGTCgttggggtcactggaggctgggtgtgaacgctgTTCGCAGCTTTGTGGCTTGTTGGCTCTCTcttccatcatgtgagtcattgaagtcagctgagtcttggtatggatgtgtattcagttttctgggaagtgtgccaaggactgcattgtaggtggctgataagtggtgtctcagaccacctcctctgttcactaTGCTGGAAGAGGTTTGGGGGCCCCTTTGATCCAGCGAATGGAAATTGTAATTCTCCATCATACAAAGACCTCTTATACAATTTTGTGCTTCCAGCTTTGTGGCAACACTTTAGGTTAGACCCATATATGGGTTGgtggtccacatacttttggcattatccccttcggacataatgtgtacagttgtacacatgaagttccacagcgtttttccttgtgtctgaaggggtattttgaccaaaaatattACTTTCTTTTTTGCCATTTTGTTTCTGTGGTGCTGTTGCCAAATTATCCTTTCTGTATCTAGATATTAGTTCTTCAGTCTTTTACTTTTTGTTCTTAAAATTAGCACTtcatgatggtttttttttttttttttaaatcatgaaattcAAGGCCCAAACAATTTTTTATGCCTCagccaccataaggtgcaggaggcattatgttttcgggttgtccgtgcgtgcgtccatcccgaaaacttgtgaacgcgatatctcaaaggctaatgaaaggaatttcgccaaactttcaccatttgtggatttggggacaaagataaactgattagattttgagatcaaaaggtctaaggtcaaggtcactgtgaggtcagatgtctgtccgaaaaccttgtgaacactatctccaaggcagatgaaaggaatttcaccgaactttcaccatttgtgcatttggggacaaagataaactgattagattttgagatcaaaaggtctaaggtcaaggtcactgtgaggtcaaatgtctgtccgcgtgcgtccgtcccgaaaccttgtgaacgcaatatctcaaaggctaatgaaaggaatttcaccaaactttcaccatttgtgcgctttgggacaaacgtgaactgattagattttgagatcaaaaggtctgaggtcaaggtcgctgtgaggtcaaatgtctgtccgaaaaccttgtgaacacaatatctccaaggcaaatgaaaggaatttcaccagactttcaACATTTGTGGATTTGGGGAcagagataaactgattagattttgagatcaaaaggtctgaggtcaaggtcactgtgaggtcagatgtctgtccgaaaaccttgtgaacacaatgtctccaaggcgaatgaaaggaatttcgaTGATGCCCTtttttgtcactagtcacatgtaccagtgaaattagccgtcaacctgtccgtacatatacaacatacaattgacatgggtagacaggacaggaagacagggatgacgataaaaaggaaacacaacatgaggagagataaggaaaaaaagaacacacacacccccccccccccccactatgctcctgtcaggagtacagtgtgggaacatttaaaaaccttttgcacataagcacacaacaacacaagtacactttaaacacgggacttgagggggggaataagGGGGGGGGAGGTaagccagcgcaagcaagcagccgtctgctcctgcagccatgacggcgctggtcacgcacccgcttgtcacactgggggtaaaaatggcgaccacggaaagttagagaaggaatgtgagggcgagagtgtctcccggcagtgaccttcagggggaaatgttgcctcagcaacggcctaaacCAAGGTCGGTGCGGTCTCAGggtgccgaatgtcgataagatatgaaatgtttggtctttccagacgcagtctttgcacgtccacaccgctcgtccatatctgtccattccgtccattctattcaaattgatctctgaaaaacgtattccttgcaaagctgaaagctgctctgagataaccattttgtggttaaagttctgaatgtccacagtctgagtgccaacagctttgcccaccactccaatcatattgggcagctttgtggggctttgaacagctttcACCAGACTTTCAACATTTGTGGATTTGGGGAcagagataaactgattagattttgagatcaaaaggtctgaggtcaaggttactgtgaggtcaaatgtctgtccgaaaccttgtgaacacaatgtctccaaggctgatacaagtaatttcaccaggtcacaattactgtgaggtcaaatgtccatccccaaatcacaacttaataaggcatgtagtctaccaggcggaggcatccctatcgacgctgttggcgtcgagttctatctagtttttttttttttccttagtgACTTGCAAAACCTTGTTGTGGTGAAGGGGCTTGTGTACTTTGCTGAGTTTATGACAATGGTATGTAGATAAACCGACATGTCATACACAGATTTCGAGTCTCAGGAAAGAAAAACTGCACTACTTGAGTTCAGAGTAATCAGCTTTCCTGGACAAGATGGAGCAGGTGGTTGAGCGGGTATTTCCGAACAACTCCTTGTGCTCATGAGCAAAGGCAATGCCAGTGCTGGGAAGACTGTAGAAAATTACCAATTGGGGTTCACAAGTGGAGCAACAAAAAAGCTATCGTCTTACCATCCAGACATTGCAAGTTCGATTCCCAGTCCTGCTCCAGCCATCAATGGCGAGGAGTCCCACATGGCTGTGTTGTCTGGGTGGGAGGTGTGACAGACTGAGGATATAATGGATGGCGCCAAATACAAAGCAGTCAGAGAAGAAAGCCTGTTCCAGTCTGAACAGGGAGAATTGAGGGTAGAGGTTCACGTTCCAACAGATGTCTCAAGGTGCCATTATGTTTTTGTGTATGTAGACACCCTGTAGTTTGCAATAGATGCTTCTCATCTGAACTTTGACaaacctctttaaaaaaaaaaaaaagtcctaaggaggggaaaaaaaaattttttccccTTATCAGTATATATTTTATTCTCACAAGTGGCACACACATTGCAGCCAAGATTTATGCTGAAAACCAGGGACTGTGCTTCAGGGCTGAAGAAAGACTTTGAAAATGGGCAAGACtgcacaaacgtgtgtgtgtgtgggaaagttTTCATATCTTGGTGGCGATCAAATGATGGTTTTGACCTCATGGGGACATTTGGTTGGTCCTTATGAGGAAAACctttttgtttgcttgcttgcttgtttaaaaaaaaaaaaacaagactgcagcttatatttaaaaaaataacgagTGAAGGTTTGTTTTGGTTACTCTGTAGCATAGCATTAATTAGATGCATTCATAATTATGTCAGTAGAAGGTCCTCACTTGGGCAtgaagacaaacgtgtgtgtatcCTTTCTGCTGCTTTATAGCTGGCTGATATCCAACATGGTTTCAGTCTGCTGAGCATCTTTATTACCCAGTGTGATCCATGTACGCCATTTTCATTGATTTAAGTTTcactgtttgggttttttttttctctttttaatttAAAATGAAATCCTGTGAATGAATGAAGTGTAAACTACATACTCATGACAAACCCAAACGTTCTGCTTGCTGTGCATATTGTGTAAAATTATAGTCTTCAGAGATGTCATGATTGTGCCACATGTCGCTGCACAAGTGTTTGTATGCTATGATGCTCATTTTACAGTAACATGTGGAAACAAACTAGTTGGAGACAAATAGTCTACAGCATCGGCTTAATCACTCATCTCTCATTTCCGTAACAAGTTTTACATGAGCCGCTGAAGTGAAGAAAAATGGACAGTTGGGCCACAATCCCAACGGAAACGCAGGCATAAATAAAGTGtgttgtgttggtgtgtgttacaGCTGGTGGTTTAATGTGGGCCTGGTGTTGTTGGGTGTGTGCCTGAGCCTCGCCACATTCTGCATCGTGTATCTGGAGTGGTTCAAAGGAATTCAGCATTATGATCAGGAATACCCTGCGATTCCGCCAATCACCACCGCCGCGTTCATCGCTGCCTCCTTCAGGTTAGGGTGTGCAGTTACACTTCACGCTGAAAAGTCACATGTCGGCTCGATAATCAGTTACATAGTTATGTTTAGCATGCAAACTTGGGAGAGAATGAATTCCCACGAACTGTCCTTTTAAGCTGTAAATTAAAGTAAAATTTTGTACTTTAATGGGTGACTTTTTAGTTTCGTCCTGCGGGATCCCAGTCCCAATAAACAAATCTAGTCGGAagctttcttgaaaaaaaaacgaaTACTATTGCCGACTATTTGTATTCATTTAGGACATCGGTTCAGTCCAAGTAATGTATTCGTATTCAGTTAAATAAAGCTACAGTACAGCTCCAGGTGGGATTATCCACTGAAGCAAAGTAAGCTCAAGTCTCAAACTGTCTTTTGGGGAAGTCCAGGTCTTTACGGTTTCCATATGGGATCATTGTTCAGGCATTTTGTCAGGTCAGCTGTCCCATCCACCAAAGAAGACCTCCTCAGCAGATAGAATCATTGGATCAGCGTTTTATTAAATGGCTGTCCAATGAGAACAGCTCCAGATGAATGTAGTTATTTCCTAAATATTTCGGTGATATTGTAAACCATGATAAGTTAGGCTGTCATGGTGATGTAAATATTTGACAGGGTTTAACCAACATTGAAGAATTTTATCTCAGCCAGTAACATCACAGTTTTAACAATATCTGGACCCGCTAATGAAATACAACACATTGGGGAGTGCTGTTAGAAGAAAACAGTGGGATAGTGTGATGCAGTGTGACAGCATTTTATGACCCAATGTTGATTTCCCCCCTCCATAACAGCACTCccaaaaatgttttattcctcttggacCATATAATGCAACGGTTATTAATTAAAGAAAAACAGGTACACATTTTATCAGTTTTGTGACGTTtgtgtccatgaaacaagttggaggaagaagaagaaagtgaagCTAGTCACTGTACAGAGAAACTTGAAAACGCAAAATTGTCCCAAAATTTCCGTGGACAGAAAACCCATCTGATAAAGGAGAGT
This genomic interval from Neoarius graeffei isolate fNeoGra1 chromosome 20, fNeoGra1.pri, whole genome shotgun sequence contains the following:
- the tmem128 gene encoding transmembrane protein 128 isoform X1 produces the protein MMAGDLSATELGKLRNRFKRDAELLLQPVSEEEEKSNELFPQTARSKGKERADSKPLPRFNRHNIFWVLASVGLTYYIDFFRVILESEDIKSWWFNVGLVLLGVCLSLATFCIVYLEWFKGIQHYDQEYPAIPPITTAAFIAASFSFNIALWPVWSFFTPVILFTQFMGVVMIISLLG
- the tmem128 gene encoding transmembrane protein 128 isoform X2 gives rise to the protein MMAGDLSATELGKLRNRFKRDAELLLQPVSEEEEKSKERADSKPLPRFNRHNIFWVLASVGLTYYIDFFRVILESEDIKSWWFNVGLVLLGVCLSLATFCIVYLEWFKGIQHYDQEYPAIPPITTAAFIAASFSFNIALWPVWSFFTPVILFTQFMGVVMIISLLG